One window of Entelurus aequoreus isolate RoL-2023_Sb linkage group LG06, RoL_Eaeq_v1.1, whole genome shotgun sequence genomic DNA carries:
- the LOC133652763 gene encoding uncharacterized protein LOC133652763, producing the protein MLGTNKMTLWVMTGFCSVTTVVFNVFLFLMSLHDYQRRKKHQSIMAALSVANISHQLLCYLWMSMDDMDAKCHVGHTPYAVLLVLIFSLKFSIMWDSSLLTLYYSTKLVSAPGRRHAAINRLVVPAVLMVPLWGVATCMPMLAVFHPANHTAGNRDCGVLMPDTEPGQIYEAVYLILSDVLPGILMVQCCVSISAHLARHLGHMKASSNGAHLPKTGAQMRVIRMSLSLVVVFLLFLVVDLYVNYQIAVHHQNAITLTFFFTSVYTAAAAMVLIYGKKSMWKVLASECHVCVDACSCLEALEGPEQEVQGSRPPAGIKN; encoded by the coding sequence ATGCTGGGGACAAACAAGATGACCCTGTGGGTCATGACGGGCTTCTGTTCCGTCACCACCGTCGTCTTCAACGTGTTCCTGTTCCTGATGAGCCTGCATGACTACCAGCGGAGGAAGAAGCATCAGAGCATCATGGCCGCCTTGTCTGTGGCCAACATCTCCCACCAGCTGCTGTGCTACCTGTGGATGAGCATGGACGACATGGACGCCAAGTGTCACGTGGGCCACACGCCGTACGCCGTCCTCTTGGTGCTCATCTTCAGCCTGAAGTTCAGCATCATGTGGGACAGCAGCCTCCTCACCTTGTACTACAGCACCAAGCTGGTAAGCGCGCCCGGCCGCCGCCACGCCGCCATCAACAGGCTGGTGGTGCCGGCCGTGCTGATGGTTCCTCTGTGGGGCGTGGCCACCTGCATGCCCATGCTGGCGGTCTTCCACCCCGCCAACCACACGGCGGGAAACAGGGACTGCGGCGTGCTGATGCCCGACACCGAGCCGGGACAGATTTACGAGGCTGTCTACCTGATCCTCTCTGACGTGCTGCCGGGGATCCTGATGGTTCAATGCTGCGTCTCCATCTCCGCACACCTGGCCCGCCATCTTGGCCACATGAAGGCCAGCAGCAACGGAGCGCACCTGCCCAAGACCGGCGCCCAGATGAGAGTGATCCGCATGTCCTTGTCCCTGGTGGTGGTCTTCCTGCTCTTCCTGGTGGTGGACCTGTACGTCAACTATCAGATAGCGGTGCATCACCAGAACGCCATCACGCTCACCTTCTTCTTCACCTCCGTTTAcaccgccgccgccgccatgGTGCTGATCTACGGGAAAAAGAGCATGTGGAAGGTTCTGGCGAGTGAATGTCACGTTTGTGTGGACGCGTGTTCGTGTTTGGAGGCTCTGGAGGGGCCGGAGCAGGAAGTCCAAGGCAGCAGACCCCCTGCTGGGATCAAGAACTGA